A part of Candidatus Bathyarchaeota archaeon genomic DNA contains:
- a CDS encoding F420-dependent methylenetetrahydromethanopterin dehydrogenase: protein MKKVKVGVFKCGNIGTAPLFELLLDELADREDISVRTVTTGAKMLAEEVEEALPKMFDFNPDFLIFISPNPAVQGPKKAREMLLERKIPSIFVSDAPGKRLKEEFETQGFGYIIVMGDPLIGARKEFLDPTEMAIFNSNIIKVLAVTGVYKIIQQEIDRVIQCCKEGLTFELPRLIIDTDAIRDNSDFRNPYALAKAMAAYELTKKVAEINTRACFMEKEKEKYILLVACAHEIAEVASNLAEQAREIEKYADSLVRRPHSKEGKLKIKERLMDSPIFEEVFR from the coding sequence TTGAAGAAGGTTAAAGTTGGCGTCTTTAAATGCGGCAACATTGGAACGGCTCCCTTGTTTGAACTCCTTTTGGACGAGTTGGCGGACAGAGAGGACATAAGCGTTCGAACTGTAACGACTGGAGCGAAAATGCTGGCGGAAGAGGTAGAAGAAGCTTTGCCAAAAATGTTCGATTTCAACCCTGATTTCCTGATATTTATTTCACCGAACCCGGCGGTTCAGGGGCCTAAAAAGGCTAGAGAAATGCTTTTGGAAAGGAAAATTCCAAGCATATTCGTTTCCGATGCTCCTGGAAAACGCCTAAAAGAGGAGTTTGAAACACAAGGTTTCGGCTACATAATTGTTATGGGCGACCCGTTAATAGGTGCGAGAAAAGAATTCCTAGATCCGACTGAAATGGCGATTTTTAACTCGAATATAATAAAAGTGTTGGCGGTTACCGGTGTCTACAAAATAATTCAGCAGGAAATTGATCGAGTTATTCAATGTTGCAAGGAAGGCTTAACCTTTGAACTTCCAAGATTGATTATTGACACGGATGCTATTAGGGATAACTCTGATTTTAGGAATCCATACGCCCTTGCAAAAGCTATGGCAGCCTATGAATTGACAAAGAAAGTTGCAGAAATAAACACTAGGGCTTGTTTCATGGAGAAGGAAAAGGAAAAATACATTCTACTGGTTGCATGCGCCCATGAAATCGCGGAGGTAGCCTCCAATCTTGCCGAGCAAGCCAGAGAAATAGAAAAGTATGCGGATTCCCTTGTTAGGAGGCCCCATTCAAAGGAGGGCAAACTGAAAATCAAAGAACGCTTAATGGATTCCCCAATTTTCGAAGAAGTTTTCCGCTAA
- a CDS encoding phosphate uptake regulator PhoU, translated as MEQRKIMSLGRSSLVISLPKYWTELNELKQGDVVSIAMNRDRSLVIFPGARKEREPAKITLHIESDRDISYIVRSIVACYLNGYSQIKLVSDKFFTVPQQKAIRRIAQMLYMRIMEADTKEVQIATLIDESKASIETGINRMYKISSSMCRDAFNALKNQDAALAKSTYIIDDEVDHFSYFLLRLIRRAIIDSTLANQLGVEPIECLDYQTLIHRIEQISDQAANVAKHVVMLNGAGKNFSEPLLEKMFSAGCDALALYNKAVNTFFAKDVKSANEVIENKAIIEKLDREIASLAFLKEKDTEVICASCSIRDSIQRIAEYSADIAEITIHQSFKPPD; from the coding sequence TTGGAACAGCGCAAAATAATGTCTCTCGGACGTTCTTCGCTGGTTATTTCACTTCCAAAATATTGGACGGAGCTAAATGAGTTAAAACAAGGAGATGTTGTTTCCATAGCAATGAACAGGGACCGTTCCCTAGTCATTTTTCCGGGTGCGCGCAAAGAGCGAGAGCCAGCCAAAATAACGCTTCACATCGAATCGGATAGGGATATCTCCTACATTGTTCGAAGCATCGTTGCATGTTATCTTAATGGTTACTCCCAAATCAAACTGGTTTCAGACAAGTTTTTCACAGTGCCACAGCAGAAGGCCATTCGCCGGATAGCGCAAATGCTTTACATGCGAATAATGGAAGCAGACACAAAAGAGGTGCAGATTGCAACTCTTATAGACGAATCTAAAGCCTCAATTGAAACTGGAATCAATAGAATGTATAAAATATCAAGCTCTATGTGTCGAGACGCCTTTAACGCCCTAAAAAATCAAGATGCCGCCCTTGCAAAATCCACTTACATAATAGATGATGAAGTAGACCATTTCTCATATTTCCTCTTGAGGCTTATACGTAGGGCAATCATTGACTCCACGTTAGCTAACCAGCTTGGCGTGGAGCCCATTGAATGTTTAGACTATCAGACTTTAATCCATCGCATAGAACAAATTTCAGATCAAGCTGCGAATGTTGCCAAACATGTGGTTATGTTGAATGGAGCTGGAAAAAATTTCTCAGAACCATTGCTTGAAAAAATGTTTTCAGCTGGATGTGATGCATTAGCTCTTTACAATAAGGCAGTAAACACTTTCTTCGCAAAAGATGTTAAAAGCGCCAACGAAGTCATTGAAAATAAGGCTATTATAGAAAAATTAGACAGAGAAATTGCGTCTCTAGCCTTCTTAAAGGAGAAAGATACAGAGGTTATCTGTGCTAGCTGTTCGATCAGAGACAGCATTCAGCGCATAGCTGAATACTCCGCAGACATAGCAGAGATTACAATCCATCAGTCTTTTAAGCCGCCTGACTAG